Proteins found in one Coffea eugenioides isolate CCC68of chromosome 5, Ceug_1.0, whole genome shotgun sequence genomic segment:
- the LOC113772373 gene encoding premnaspirodiene oxygenase-like, producing the protein MEITFPALLVSVLCFFVLWKLTGLFIKSSERTDSPRKLPGPWKLPLIGSMHHLAGSLPHHALRDLAEKFGPIMHLQMGEISTVVISAPQEAKEVLKVHDIIFADRPEFLASKILGYDNLDIAFSPYGDYWKQMRKICLLELLSPKSVRSFGTLREDEASKVIRSIKSSNSPVNITDKAFTFTNDIVCRAAFGKSFAHQDRLITLINGAISASGGFDIADLFPSLKFLHSLSGLKPKLIKLHNEIDQMLETIISERKQKRANQSTPVGSQLEVEDLVDVLLRLKESGDFNIPISTDSVKAVIWDIFAAGTETSAATIDYAMAELIRNPGAMEKVQAELRQVLKGKETVQETELKELNYLKAVIKETLRLHPPLPLILPREGREPCKIGGYDIPVKTKVMINAWAIHRHPEVWPNPEKFKPERFLDSGSDSIGMNFEYIPFGGGRRICPGVSFGSAGVELLLAKLLYHFDWSLPNGTVSPDTPDMTEVFGATARRKSSLILVATYHDPFA; encoded by the exons ATGGAGATAACTTTTCCTGCTCTTCTTGTGAGCGTCCTCTGCTTTTTTGTTCTATGGAAGTTGACTGGGCTATTCATCAAAAGTTCCGAGAGGACTGATAGTCCCAGAAAACTCCCAGGGCCATGGAAGCTACCTCTGATTGGAAGTATGCACCATCTAGCTGGTTCTTTGCCACACCATGCTCTAAGAGACTTGGCTGAAAAATTTGGACCCATCATGCATCTGCAGATGGGAGAAATATCTACAGTGGTCATATCAGCACCACAGGAAGCAAAAGAAGTGCTGAAAGTTCATGACATTATCTTTGCAGACCGACCAGAATTTCTAGCTTCTAAGATACTTGGTTACGATAACTTGGATATCGCCTTTTCTCCTTACGGTGATTACTGGAAACAGATGCGAAAAATCTGTCTCCTAGAACTCCTCAGTCCCAAGAGCGTGCGGTCTTTTGGCACTCTCCGGGAGGATGAGGCCTCGAAGGTGATTAGATCCATCAAGTCTTCAAACTCACCAGTCAATATTACTGACAAAGCCTTCACTTTTACGAATGACATAGTCTGCAGAGCAGCTTTTGGAAAGAGCTTCGCGCACCAAGATCGTCTGATAACGCTGATAAATGGGGCAATTTCAGCAAGCGGAGGTTTTGATATAGCTGATTTGTTTCCTTCGCTAAAATTCCTTCATTCCCTGAGTGGTTTGAAGCCAAAACTGATAAAGCTGCATAACGAGATTGACCAGATGCTTGAAACCATAATCAGTGAGCGCAAACAGAAGCGAGCAAATCAATCAACCCCCGTTGGTTCTCAATTAGAAGTGGAAGATTTAGTTGATGTCCTATTAAGACTCAAGGAAAGTGGTGACTTCAATATTCCTATTTCAACAGACAGCGTCAAGGCTGTTATTTGG GACATTTTTGCGGCTGGGACTGAAACTTCTGCAGCCACAATAGACTACGCAATGGCAGAGCTGATTAGAAACCCAGGTGCGATGGAAAAGGTGCAAGCTGAGCTGAGACAGGTCCTCAAGGGGAAGGAAACAGTACAAGAGACAGAATTGAAGGAATTGAATTACCTAAAAGCAGTGATCAAAGAGACTCTGAGGCTGCACCCTCCTCTTCCACTGATACTTCCAAGAGAAGGCAGGGAGCCATGTAAGATTGGTGGTTACGATATTCCCGTCAAAACTAAAGTCATGATAAATGCCTGGGCAATTCATCGGCATCCTGAAGTTTGGCCTAACCCCGAAAAGTTTAAACCAGAGAGATTTCTTGACAGTGGCAGTGACTCAATAGGGATGAATTTCGAGTATATCCCATTTGGCGGCGGACGAAGGATTTGCCCAGGAGTATCATTTGGTTCGGCAGGTGTTGAGCTTCTTCTTGCTAAGCTGCTCTACCATTTTGACTGGTCACTTCCCAATGGAACTGTAAGTCCTGACACGCCAGACATGACCGAGGTCTTTGGTGCAACTGCAAGAAGAAAGAGCAGCTTGATTTTAGTTGCAACTTATCATGATCCATTTGCATAG